The Solanum dulcamara chromosome 2, daSolDulc1.2, whole genome shotgun sequence region AGGATTAAATGGAATAATAGGATTTATTACAGCACAAGGAAGAACAAGACCAAAGGATCAAAGTGGATTTGTTTTCAAAGATTGTGGAGTTTTTGGAACTGGATTTACATTTTTAGGGAGGCCATGGAGGGACTATGCTAGGGTTCTTTTCTATAATTGTTCCATGTCAAACGTCGTCGTTTCGCCCGGTTGGGCTGCTTGGAATTTTATTGGACGAGAGTAAGTTTCGATCCTTTCCTATATTTAAGTTATATGCGTGATAGAAAAAGATTTTTACGTTGTCcgtagattttattttttgtttaatgATCATATGATGTTTGGAATTGATTCAATTCGGTATTCAGAATTTACTTGTCTTATTTGTATATTAGAAGGAGTTTTAGAGGGGTAAAATTCACAAATAGCCACTTTTTAGTCATTTTAATTGAAATAACTATTATCATGGAGTTTCAAATTATGTCGGCATTCTCATTGAATTTTACTCatagaatttgaaattttatgaatttggttattttttaaaaactaagGCCGAAAAATGATCATAGAAGGCTATTTTTGTAATTTAGCTCTCCCTAGCAAAGAGAACTCATAGTTGGGCTAAATCACGAGAAAAGATGACAGAAGATGGTTAGCTTGCAAGGTGACTGACAGAAATTTCTTTTTATGAGGATAATGAGACCTCGTGGAAGAGCCTTTATCTTTTCATTACATCCTTTGATGGTAGGATTAGTTACACATTTTATCAGGTTACTAATTTAtagaaatttaaatataattagtttcaaaatgacaaaattatttaaatcttcttttatatttattatatatatagaatttAGTATGTGGAAAacttttttcagaaaatatttttcagttTAATCACAAAATAAACCTAATGTGATCTGCTCCCTGTCAAATCTTGTGCATAGCGAAAATTTAGTGCATTCTGACTTTTTTTTTAGCTTTCTTATATAAactcattattatcattatcatggTTATAACCATTATTGTAATTTGTTTATGATGTAGGAATCAATTGACATTTTCTGAGGAAAATTGTAAAGGAATTGGATCAAACACTACACAAAGAGTGTCATGGACAACCAAGTTGAGCCAACAAGAGTTGCAACAATTAATAAGCCTATCATTTATTGATAATGAGGGTTGGATTATGAAGCAGCCCCTCAAAGTactatagataattaattagcttaattagaTTATTTATGGCACTTAATTAGCTTTTTTATTTCCAGATGAATGAAAGATCCACGTTCACGAATGTAACAAAAATTATTGGTAGAGAATTTGAATCCTTAATTAAACCATGTTGGATTTTAAATGttttttcctttctattttacttgtaataataataaacattagATGTATATTCCTATTTTTGTGGGACATATGTTCATTGtttcaatttcatattttttttttttgaacttcTCACTGGTTAAGGTTAGCcatcaaaaaatataaacaacaacaacaaaaatatcgGTGTAATTTTATAAATGGGGTTTGAGGCGAAGAGAGTAAAATGTACGCGACCTTATTCCTATTTTGTGAAGACTGATTCTAATACACTCTTGACTCAAGTAACATATCTCAAATAGTATGAAAAGAAGTCATACTTGACTAGATAATGCTTGACTATCTACTAAGCGTTTACTTTAATTTTCGACCTTCATATTCTCTGATTCTATCTACGACCATTTTCTCATAAAGCTACAAAATTACGCACCACATAAGAAAATTTTctataactttttatttttattttttagtgatACCTCTTCTTAGTAGGAACCAAATATTAGTAGACCTAAATTGTCTAGGAGAACAAGACATGAATTCCATATATTTGGGTCTTCCAAGGAGAACGACTTTTCAtagaactaaaaaaaataataaaaaataatatatatatatatatatatatatatatatatatattttattttttattttttttattcaatgtccaatacttatatatatacatcaatttGAATCTGATAATTACTTGGATTATATAATAGAAGACTGCGAAACAACTTTTTAAACATTCCCTTGGGAATTTTTTTAGCGTGGAGAGGTATGCACAAATTTTAAGTAAGGACGTTTTAGTTATTCAAATTTCATTTATAAAATTACTATGTATAGTGTTAAGACTCTTTAATTATATACTAGgacaattatttatttgattcaatatTTACATTCAATAAATGAATTTAACATTAAcaataaaaagattaaaatgaaaaatgtacataatttcatcataattaattgatatatcttctttttttaaattagttttatATAAACACTAAATGCAAAGAAAAAAACACTAGTaatattcttttatttgttcaaATTTTAGTATATTGAGGTATTTATAGATTTAAATCGGTGGAAGCCAACACATAATAAATACCATATAAAATTAGTGATCATTTGATACatccaataaaaataataatctcgAGATTAAATGCTGAAATTAACTTTATCCTATGATTATAAACTCTAGTGAGTCTCGTAAGTATTTTACTTCATTatttatactaaaaaaatataattactatctaaaaaaaataaaaaataaaaatattgctcCTTTTGAGGTTTTTGAATTTGCTTagccccacccccaccccacaaCCCCAATGATGAGTCACTTgataaattctttgaaaatttacTGAAGAAATCTTTTGCCTGTTTTCTCCATATAGTTGCTGGTAAATCTCTGAAAAATTTCTTCTCTTTAGCTTGTATCAGAATACCCTTTGCACTACAATTTATGGATGTAAAGATTGAAATGAATGATATTTAGTAtagttaattttatatattaggTTTCCATGTATCaaagatttgttttttttggtatcTGTTGGAATGAAAATCGAATTTTTCGCTAgtaatttgttgttgttgatttggTTAATTAGAACTTTGTGCTTCTGTGTGTTTCCAGTTATATATAGTGCAGTATGAATTCAAGCCTTTATATGTCAACTTGACTAGTTATATATAGAATGTTTTGTCTTGCTGTCTGTTCATACTAGTAGTTGTAGTATTGTTCTTGTAGTTTCTTGTCCTTTGATTTCTGTTAGTATCTGTTATTTCTTGTAATTCGACTAATATCGTATTATTTTGTTTCTAGTATTGTTCTGTTACTTTCTGTTGTTTTCTTGTACTTCCATTACTTATTTTTACTGGACTGCTTTGGGCTTTTTTTTCTTGAGTCGAGGGCTATCGGAAAGAACTTCTTTACCTctaaggtaggggtaaggtatgCGTacctctaccctccccagatcccacTTTGTGGAACTTCACGGGGTATgaaggtatgttgttgttggttcaTTGAAAAGATAATCACAAGTAAATGTCTGTGTTTGTTGCATATTAGTAGCCTGAAAATGTTCTAGCTAGCCTACTATATAACCagttaaattaaacaaatagTATATAAATTATTTGCACTGTCAGTGTATGCAAGTTAAATCTATTTGATTTTTGTGGTCTTTTTAAGGGAATAATGGGGAAAAAGGCTAAGAAAAAGGCTAGAAGTGGTGTCAAGGAGACGTGGAATCCCGTGGCATCTGCAAATCCTATTGATGAAAATAGCAGTCCAAATGTTGATACTCCTGATGATGCGGTTGTTGTTGTAAATGATAGAAAAGGATGTCCACATGTTGATAAAGTTATTGATGTGGACAAAGTCTCCGCTAAACTTGAGTTTTCAGAATCTGTTAGGTGCGAAGATTGCAGGGAAGGAGTAGCTGATAGACAAGCTAGTAGGACAAAAGGTAAACATGGAAAAAAGAAGGGAAGTGCATATCCCAAGCAGAAGTCTAAAGCCATTTGGGTCTGTTTAGTATGTGGCCATTTCTCGTGCGGAGGTGTTGGGTTGCCTACTACACCTCAGAGCCATGCAGTTCGGCATGCAAGATGTTACCATCACCCTCTCGCTGTACAGTTTGAAAATCCTCAACTGCGTTGGTGTTTTCTGTGCAATACACTACTTCACGCTAAGAAAGTAGAGGATGACAGTGAACAAAAAGATGTAGTTGAGGACATTGCAAAGATGATTAAAAGGCGTCCGACTGAACGGCCTACTACTGATGTGGAGGCTATTTGGTTCGGGAGTGGGAGTGTCACTAGCGAAATTAAATCAGAAGCTTCTGCTTCTGTAGGCGTTGATGGAAAAGTTGATTATGTCATTAGGGGATTGATTAATTTAGGGAATACATGTTTTTTCAATTCAATAATGCAGAACCTACTGGCAATGAATAGATTACGGGATTACTTCCTTAAGTTTGATGGTTTTGCTGGTCCTCTTACCGCTGGTCTGAAGAAGCTCTTTGCTGAGACAAGCAATGAGGCTGCGTTGAAAAAATCTGTAAATCCAAAATCTTTGTTTGGTTCATTATGTGCCAAAGCTCCACAGTTTCGAGGATACCAACAACAGGACAGTCACGAATTGCTTCGTTGTTTACTTGATCGTCTGTGTACTGAGGAATTGACCCGCAGAAAGCAAATCAAATCTTCTCAGGATGGAGGTAAATCCTTGAGTTCATGTCCAACTTTTGTCGATGACATCTTTGGTGGCCGACTTTCAAGCACTGTTAGCTGTCTTGAGTGTGGGCACACTTCAGTAGTCTATGAGCCATTCTTGGATCTCTCATTGCCTGTTCCGACGAAAAAACCTCCATCTAAAGGAGCTCAATCAATCTCCCATGccaaaataatatcaaaaccTCCAAAGAGAATCGGAAAAGTTCTTCCTAAAGTTAGCAGAGATGCAGCTTCTCTTAATGCTCAAGCAAATGGAGAGAAATCTCTCAGTCACGTGCATCCTAGAGTACCTGTCACTGAAGGAATGAAAGTTCCTTCTGATGCATCGCTAGAATCCATTGATGCTGGTGTTATGGCTGATAATATGGGTTTAACTTCCCAGGACTCATATTCCAGTAAGAAGTCTCATTATGAGCAAAATTGCGTGGGTGTGACTAGACAGTTGGCTACGGTGGATGATTCAACATGGTTAGATTTTCTCGATCAGAATACACTGCCAAATGGTGAGTCAACAGCTTTACAAGTTGATCACATCCTGACTAATCAGGGTTCTGAAACTGGATCTGTTCAACCTGTTGACCATTTGCAAAATAATCTGGATGCTGATACAGAGATGAAGTTGACATGTACAGACAGCACTTGTTCTCCTAATGATTTGATGTGTTTGGATGACCAAGGACAATGCAAGTCACCAGACTGCGATATAGCTTCTGAATTCAGTAAAAAGTTACTGATTAAAGAGTCTGGAAAGATCTGCTCTGTGGATTCAAATCTTGGAACAGATTCATACATGAGGCTTTTGGAAGATGAAGCCCCATTACAACTACAAGAGTCAGAGATTCTGTTACTTCCATACAAAGAAGCAACCTCCACTTCTGGTGacatgttaaaagaaggttgTGATATATCCTCAGTTGCTGTTGGTTGGGAACAAGATTCATTGGACTTGGATGGTGTTGGAAATCTATTTAATGAACCTGAGTCTGATGCACGACCTTCTGATCAGCCTTTGTGCAATGCTGCTGTTTCTCAGGCCAATGGACTCAGAGAAGCTAGTTTTACTGTTTCAAACATCAGCGAGTCTGATCCAGAAGAAGTTGATAATACAGATGCTCCAGTATCAGTGGAGAGTTGTTTGGCTTATTTTACAAAGCCCGAGCTTCTTCCCAAAAGTGAACATGCTTGGCAATGTGAAAATTGCAGAAAAGTtctaaaagaaaagagaatgaAATCTAAGAATAAGTTGATGAAGCCTA contains the following coding sequences:
- the LOC129880955 gene encoding ubiquitin carboxyl-terminal hydrolase 2-like isoform X2, yielding MGKKAKKKARSGVKETWNPVASANPIDENSSPNVDTPDDAVVVVNDRKGCPHVDKVIDVDKVSAKLEFSESVRCEDCREGVADRQASRTKGKHGKKKGSAYPKQKSKAIWVCLVCGHFSCGGVGLPTTPQSHAVRHARCYHHPLAVQFENPQLRWCFLCNTLLHAKKVEDDSEQKDVVEDIAKMIKRRPTERPTTDVEAIWFGSGSVTSEIKSEASASVGVDGKVDYVIRGLINLGNTCFFNSIMQNLLAMNRLRDYFLKFDGFAGPLTAGLKKLFAETSNEAALKKSVNPKSLFGSLCAKAPQFRGYQQQDSHELLRCLLDRLCTEELTRRKQIKSSQDGGKSLSSCPTFVDDIFGGRLSSTVSCLECGHTSVVYEPFLDLSLPVPTKKPPSKGAQSISHAKIISKPPKRIGKVLPKVSRDAASLNAQANGEKSLSHVHPRVPVTEGMKVPSDASLESIDAGVMADNMGLTSQDSYSSKKSHYEQNCVGVTRQLATVDDSTWLDFLDQNTLPNGESTALQVDHILTNQGSETGSVQPVDHLQNNLDADTEMKLTCTDSTCSPNDLMCLDDQGQCKSPDCDIASEFSKKLLIKESGKICSVDSNLGTDSYMRLLEDEAPLQLQESEILLLPYKEATSTSGDMLKEGCDISSVAVGWEQDSLDLDGVGNLFNEPESDARPSDQPLCNAAVSQANGLREASFTVSNISESDPEEVDNTDAPVSVESCLAYFTKPELLPKSEHAWQCENCRKVLKEKRMKSKNKLMKPRSHSMVNGHEDRNSNGVSSSGTSPLTGLGTHNGSTEKDALETSDDRLLSPNETSPQAERDSVSWLSENSTQGNQGEASNQVNSDYQNNKIQLLEAPLISAKSESEESENEETDFKRVRVERDATKRILIDKVPSILSIHLKRFSQDARGRLSKLSGHVNFRDTVDIKPYVDSRTSNESWQTEIALITFPHRSAC
- the LOC129880955 gene encoding ubiquitin carboxyl-terminal hydrolase 2-like isoform X1, giving the protein MGKKAKKKARSGVKETWNPVASANPIDENSSPNVDTPDDAVVVVNDRKGCPHVDKVIDVDKVSAKLEFSESVRCEDCREGVADRQASRTKGKHGKKKGSAYPKQKSKAIWVCLVCGHFSCGGVGLPTTPQSHAVRHARCYHHPLAVQFENPQLRWCFLCNTLLHAKKVEDDSEQKDVVEDIAKMIKRRPTERPTTDVEAIWFGSGSVTSEIKSEASASVGVDGKVDYVIRGLINLGNTCFFNSIMQNLLAMNRLRDYFLKFDGFAGPLTAGLKKLFAETSNEAALKKSVNPKSLFGSLCAKAPQFRGYQQQDSHELLRCLLDRLCTEELTRRKQIKSSQDGGKSLSSCPTFVDDIFGGRLSSTVSCLECGHTSVVYEPFLDLSLPVPTKKPPSKGAQSISHAKIISKPPKRIGKVLPKVSRDAASLNAQANGEKSLSHVHPRVPVTEGMKVPSDASLESIDAGVMADNMGLTSQDSYSSKKSHYEQNCVGVTRQLATVDDSTWLDFLDQNTLPNGESTALQVDHILTNQGSETGSVQPVDHLQNNLDADTEMKLTCTDSTCSPNDLMCLDDQGQCKSPDCDIASEFSKKLLIKESGKICSVDSNLGTDSYMRLLEDEAPLQLQESEILLLPYKEATSTSGDMLKEGCDISSVAVGWEQDSLDLDGVGNLFNEPESDARPSDQPLCNAAVSQANGLREASFTVSNISESDPEEVDNTDAPVSVESCLAYFTKPELLPKSEHAWQCENCRKVLKEKRMKSKNKLMKPRSHSMVNGHEDRNSNGVSSSGTSPLTGLGTHNGSTEKDALETSDDRLLSPNETSPQAERDSVSWLSENSTQGNQGEASNQVNSDYQNNKIQLLEAPLISAKSESEESENEETDFKRVRVERDATKRILIDKVPSILSIHLKRFSQDARGRLSKLSGHVNFRDTVDIKPYVDSRCLQKETYKYHLIGVVVHSGTMRGGHYVAYVREDPKITGKDKNTEDFTWYYASDTHVREVSLEEVLRSEAYILFYEET